ATGACAAGAGTAGTTTCTGTTGATCGTTCGGTTCGAGTGTACCCCAATTACGGAGAATTCCCCGCACCCCCACCCGTGGGAATCATCAAAATGGGGAAACAGTGCATTGGTTGGGTAAACATAGAACTAAACGACCTAGCTAGAAAACTTCTTTTTTATACGAGATTTACTCTGTCTATCGAATAGCGGTAGCAGGCTTCCCAGAATTCAGGGTTTATTCTTGCCTGGATTGTCGCCTTCGACTCGTAGTCACTATGGCCTCGATTCGCCTTTATAAGGCGCGCTCCGACTACTGATTGGTTGCGGAGGAAGGTGATCCAACTTCCACTTACCGCCAGCGTCGCCATGCCTTCTGATGGTCGAAAAACGATTACAGTTCCTGAACAGACATACAAACAGTTTGTCACGCTCCACAAGCGGATTCGCCCTCACGACCGCGCTCCCCAATGGTGGACTATTATTCGACTCATCGAGAGCTACCAAGAGCACGAGTAATCTATAACATCAATAGAACAAACAACCCCTTGGTACTGGGTTTCGATTTGTCGAGACTGCCCACCCTCTGAGACTACTCATTACTCATCTACAGTCGTGCGTAGAAGAGTTCTTATTCCGCCATTTGGCGGTTGGTCTGGTTTCTAATTCCGTCGCAAATGGAAAAAGTTGTTAAAGATTTTTCTAGTCATTCATATGCTACTGCTAATCACGCTTGGCAGATTCCAGCCGTACTACGCTCGCTCTATTGTGATCAAGAGTTGAGCCTGCGGGAGATAGGTGAGAAGTTCGACTGTCATTACAGTACTATCGGAAAATGGCTCAACAGGTGTGGAATCGATTCCCGACCTGCTAACTATCAAAAGACACAACCGTGTTATACAGAAAATCCTGCGGGGTATGTCTACTGTAGTTCTCAAGTCGGTGACGAACGAGCGCAATTTGCTCTCCATGAGCTCGTAGCAATCGCTGGCGGTGCCAATCCTCACTATGTTTTCAGTGATGAGACGGAGTGTCACCATCGGCTCAAAATCCCATCAGGGCTTAATGCCAAAGTACATCTAGATATTCCAAAAAACATAGAAGCAATAGACGAGGCTGAGCACCGACGGATCCACGCTCAGAACGAGTACGAGCAACCAGAAGTCGAAACAGTTCTTAATCGCTGTGATGTCCCCGAGAGAAATCGACGGTCTTGTTGAAACCCTCCCCTGCAGATAAGATGGAACCGACGGTGCGCAATACAGAGCGTGTATTGAACACTCCAGAACGCCTATTTGTCAGTAACATGTCTTAGATAGTTATGGCGACGGAGCGTTCAGAGTGGCCACTTCCGAGTCAGTCTCCCGGTGTCCGACGGCTCCTGTATCTCGCTGAAGGACTGATTCTCGGGGCTAGCCTTCCACTCTTTCTGGTCGGATTTTTCGGTGCCTTTCTTATCGACATCGAGACCGGTTTGTTTCGACTCAATCTTACAATCGTTGATGTGTTCTTCCTCCTCCTTGTCCTCTTTTTTCTCCTTCGAGCGATTGCGTTTATTGACATTGGGCGTCGCTTTTCTCGGGACGCCCCACCGGAATACCAAGATTGGAAAGAGACGCGACGGTGGCTGTGGGTTGGGGCTGTAGCACTCCCCGTTGGTGGTGTCCTTCTCGGGGTCTCGGTACTGCTGTGGGGGTGGTGGGCAGTCGTGTTCTTACAGTATGCAGACCTGCTTATTCTGGGCGCGATTATAGCCGGGTTCATCCTCCACCTCTATGTCTTCCATCGCCTCGGGGTGAAAATCATCTGAATTGGTGGTATGGCGAGTAACCAATTCGCACCACGCATTGCTCACCTCATCTACTGTCAGGCCCGAATGGTTTCAACAGAGCTAAATCGACAGCAGTGACTTCGCCGACGAACACTATATTTTCACGGCTATATTAAGATATAAAATTCCAGCAGGGAAGTGGAAAATCCGGCTCTGTTGAAACCCTCCACGACTGACAGAACTAGCGTGCTGAATAGAGAGGGTATATTCAGCAAAGCAGTAACGATAGTCATGATACCTACTGTTTCCGAAACGTCTTTCCAAGCATACAACCGAAGCCAAATATATGCCAACCTACGTATTCGATCTCTGTAATATCTACGTTCCGGAGGGTTCGGTCTACGAGAATGACGAGTTAAATATTCAGATCGAACCGCGCGAGAACGCCGAAGAATTCGAAGAACTGCGACGTAATAGTGAAAGCGAGTACCAGCACGGATACTGGAACACAGCCCAGTGTTACATCGAGGCGGAACAAGACCGTGCGGAACAACTCGCCGACTGGTTGACGTTCATTTATTCATTCGCCCAGAACCGTGACGTCACTTGGTTCAATTACTCTTCTCTTGAACAAGGTGAGCACTACCAATCACGCCGGTCGACATATACCTTCTCTATGGATAACACCAGCCTCCCTCTTATCAAAGGGATGTGGGGACCGCCGGGAGACCAGGGCCTTGACGGGTTCGTCGATACGGCGTTGCAGACGTTAGACGAGGGGTCAGAAGCAGAACAATCGCGACTCCTACGAAGTCTCAGCCTCTTTCTTGAGGCGCAAGGAGACACGTTTTGGATGATCAAGTTCCTTTTGCAGTGGATCGTCCTCGAATCGAATGCGAACTACAACTATGACGACTACCTGCAAGGCCCTGGTGAATCGATCTTCACCGATGACGAGATCGAGGTACTGAGTGACTCGGTCATCAATCATCTGGAAGCGAATGGCTGGGAGCCAAATCAAGTTGCTCACATGGAGTATATCCTTGGTCAGAAACATCTCTACGGGGCAAGTTCGAAGACGAAGATCAAGATATACTTGGACTATCTCAACATCGGGTTCGATATCGAGGAGATTGAGGACATCATCCAGATGGCCCGCAGCATCCGGAACCCGATCGCACACCGGAACGACGATGCTCGACTCATGAATAACGCCCACATAGTGAACGATATCAGAAAAATCGATTTCTACGTGCTTCTCCGGTTGCTTGGCGTAGACGAAACGATGCAGAACCGATTAATCACGCCCATTATCTCCGGGCCTGATATCGATCGGGAGTAGCTGGCCTTTCTTCGTGACCGATACGCGCCCTGTATTCAGCACGGCTACTAACACCTATCGTCGCTTGAGTGCTTCAACAAGGCCGAAAATCCCTAACTGACAGTCAATTCTTGATCGAGAGCCACTTCGTGAAATCGATGACCTACCGCTCGCTGGTCCGACCGATATCATCGCCGACTTCGTAAAAACCGCTGAGGGGGAACCCTCACTTGGGGAGAAACCACAGTAAAGTTTCGTGCTCGTCTATCTGTTGAGTGCCCACATACCCCTCGGTTTTCGGCGGAGTGGGCACGAGGTACCTAGGGCAGACTACTCACGGAGTCTACGAACGCATCTTCACCGACGAAGAGCTATTCGTCACGGTCGGTCTCCTCAATAGTATCCCCTTCGACTACCTCATGCGAACTAAAATTGACTCAACAGTAGTCTTCTACAAGCTAACTGAGTCGCAAGCACCTCGTCTCGTTAAGGATGACGACTGGTTCGACCACATCTGGACGCGAGCTGCCAAGCTCAATTGCTACGGTGACGAATTTGTCGAGATGCGTGAGCGTCTTGGTGGCATTGAGCCAGCGACCGATCCAGACGAACATGAAGAGCTCCGGGCCGAGCCGGACGCTGCCTCTTTCCACGCATACGGACTGGATCGAGAACAGACCGAGTTCATTCTTGGCGACTTCCACCGTGTTCGTAGTCCTCGAAGGATGACCGAGGACTATTTCGACATGGTACTAGAGAAATACATGAATCTGACAGAATGAACCGATTGGTGGATATAGAGAGTAGTTTACGGACTTTTTCTCTACCAGACAGCCTCAAATGTGATGGCTAAATGGCCTCCGCCAACAGGGTGGACAACGAACATAACGAGCACAAGCCGTGTATTGTCTAATTGTTGAGTGAGTTTGATTCCGGTCCGGATATGATCCTTCTTGAATGATTCTGCTACCCAGACGAGATTTTCTGCCTCGAAAAATGAGCCGTAGGTCAGAAGTTTGCCAAGGTGTGCATGATCGCTGGTTCCTAGCTGGTTCTCGATGACCACACGTTCCCCGTCAGAATTCTCTGCAACGATGTCCGCCCTAAATTGGCCAGTGGAAACCTCCGTTTCAATCTCGTGAAGATTTGTATCGAGGGCTATTTCAAGCGGTTCCGGGTTTTCGGCAAGCCAAGGAGTGAAGCCTTGTTCTTCACAAGACCAACAGAATCTGACCTTACTCTTTGAGTAACCACCGAAGACCTCAAGATAACCATCACCATTGTCACAGGGCACGATCCACATTGGTCGCTGTGTCTCGTCTTCATCACCGTCGAACTCATCACAAGAGTGATCGTAACTATCACTCCTCTTGCCGAACTTTTGCTCACAATGGCTGCATACTAATTCCATATATGGAAAATATTGAATGCGATTTATCCCATACGATCGAGAGCTGAACGTCGATCTTCGACGGGTACCTGATCGTACTTTATCGTGGTTTGAACACTCTTGTGACGGAGCTGTGTTTTCGCTGCTGCCAGGTCTTCTTCTCGCGTCATGTACGTCCCGACCGAGTGACGGATCGCATACCAGCTCATTCGGCGATTCTCGGTGTCTATTCCGGCCTGATCGCACAACCGCAGTAACAAACGCTGGAGTGACTGCGACCCGTACGGATTTCCTTCCCGAGTGAGCCACAGCTTGTCCGTGTCATCGTATCTATCGTAATTGTCTCTCTCCTGGAGCCAGCGCTCGAGAGCGTCGGCCGTACGCTCTGAGATGCTCACGAGCCAGTTGTCGTAGCTCTTTACTGAATCCGATGCGGGGATTCGAAGCACTCGGTTGGAGATATCGACCCACGAGACGGACGCCTCACCGACTTCGGCGGGACGTAGACCGGCATCGAGCGACACCCAGACCATCGAAGTGTACTTCCATCCGTTCACCTGCTTCCAATCGTCGATCGAAACTTCCTCCAACGGTTTTCTCAGTCGCTGTGAGACGTACTTCTTCCAGTGTTCTCGCTCGTCGGGGGTGAGGCTGTAGTAGTCCGGAATCGATCCATATTCGAGTGCAGCCTGTCGAATCTGTTTTCGCTCATCGAGACTAAGGAAGTCCGGTGGCTGTTCGCGCGCGTTGGATGAGAACACTAGTTCTGGTTCCCAGGGCTCCTCGTTGAGCTCGTGGTGACGCCACTTGAAGTACCGATTCAGCGAGTCCTGTGTATTGGCTTTGTGTGACCCGCTATATTCACCACGCGCGAGGTACTTCATATACTCGTCCGCATGGTCGTGGGTCAGGTGGATGGTATAACCATCCTCAAGTTCCCAGACAAACCGGTCGAACTTCCCGCACCGGTACGCGGTCCGGTACACTGTGTCTTCGGTGTAACCCTCAGCTGCCCCTGGGTCTTTGCCGAATGTCGACAACCATTCGATGAACTTCCGGCGTTGGTTCGCATAGTCGACGCGCTGTTTTTCGTTTAGGTACTGCTCGGATTCTTCCGCGATAAGCGGAGCGTCGATATCTACCATGTGCGTACCCCCTGAGTACACTGAATGGTATCGGGGGTGTTTCGCGCTGTACCCCGCTTCCGTCCTGCACTTACACCGTTTCGTCGAATGTGCACGGGCACTAGTTGGTCCGATTTCATGATTGGTTCGGCCAAGAAAACCGCAAGAGTGCGCCGTGATTTGGATGCGAGGGATGGGATTCGAACCCATGGACGTCTACACGAGCGGGTCTTAAGCCCGCCGCCGTTGGCCAGGCTGGGCAACCCTCGCGCAACTGAGGGTTGTCCGTTCTACTGGAAGTGGGTTTCGGTATGCGGGGCGGGGAGCGGGTTCGACTCGATAGCTGTAACGACAACCTGTGTGCCCGGTGAACCAGCCGCCAGAGTCGACTGCCCGACCAACTGACGGGGAGGACTGAAAGGGGCCGCCCGTTCGCGCAACGCTTGGTCGTCTGCGTGACCCGTATCCGAGACGGGCAGTGCTGAGAGCCTCGGATATGTCACGCCAGCGATCGGGAGCACTGGGAGAGCGAAGCTCTCCCGAGCTAACGGCACGAAGTGCCGTGAACGGGCGGGGGCTTTCGAGGAGGAAGCATCGGCTGTTTAAGTTGCAATAGAGGGGTCGTCGGAGCAGAGAGGCTAGCTACTCCCGTCACGACGGAAAAAGAAGCCCTCCTCGGCCTTCATCCACCGAGGTCATCAGACCCCACTTCTCCCCGCTCAGGGCTTCGCCGTTCGCCATCGAGGTCTTCACTCACTACGTTCGTTCGAACCTCGCTACGCTCGCTATCGCTCGCGTTTCCTCTGGTCGAAGACGAAATTCAGTGATCAATTCCCAAACCCACTCCTAACGACACGAATATTCAAATACGAAGTCGGAGCCAATTCGGCCCGACGTTTCGTGCGGTCGAAGACCGCCAGTCAGCGTAGTCTGAAACGACCGAATCAAAAACCGCCTATCTACTGGTGAACGTCCACGGATTCGAGAATCACGTCGTCTTTCGGTTCGTCGTTCCGGCCGGTCGGGACGTTGCCGATTTCGCGGACGACGTCCATGCCATCGATGACTTTGCCGAAGACAGC
The sequence above is a segment of the Halorussus halophilus genome. Coding sequences within it:
- a CDS encoding PDDEXK family nuclease: MWIVPCDNGDGYLEVFGGYSKSKVRFCWSCEEQGFTPWLAENPEPLEIALDTNLHEIETEVSTGQFRADIVAENSDGERVVIENQLGTSDHAHLGKLLTYGSFFEAENLVWVAESFKKDHIRTGIKLTQQLDNTRLVLVMFVVHPVGGGHLAITFEAVW
- a CDS encoding tyrosine-type recombinase/integrase, whose translation is MVDIDAPLIAEESEQYLNEKQRVDYANQRRKFIEWLSTFGKDPGAAEGYTEDTVYRTAYRCGKFDRFVWELEDGYTIHLTHDHADEYMKYLARGEYSGSHKANTQDSLNRYFKWRHHELNEEPWEPELVFSSNAREQPPDFLSLDERKQIRQAALEYGSIPDYYSLTPDEREHWKKYVSQRLRKPLEEVSIDDWKQVNGWKYTSMVWVSLDAGLRPAEVGEASVSWVDISNRVLRIPASDSVKSYDNWLVSISERTADALERWLQERDNYDRYDDTDKLWLTREGNPYGSQSLQRLLLRLCDQAGIDTENRRMSWYAIRHSVGTYMTREEDLAAAKTQLRHKSVQTTIKYDQVPVEDRRSALDRMG